In the Hevea brasiliensis isolate MT/VB/25A 57/8 chromosome 8, ASM3005281v1, whole genome shotgun sequence genome, agttagatttgaatttatttcaattctaGAAGTAAGCAAATCTGTGCGCTAACGGATCCACTCCTTTTAAGACTCCGTATGGTCCTATGAAATAAGAACTTAGTCTTTCTCTTTTCTATataatcttataatcttctttcctttaagtctATGTAAGACTTCCAACAATCTAATGCAACGTTTAATTTGCTTGTATAATTATAATCTTCTCTTAGTGTAGTTCtatttaatatttcaattcatgttttcTTATAAGGAAATTTCATCGATCATATGAGAAATGCTTATCTCATAATTGGCCATAGGTCTATAACCATTATCTTTCATCTTTATTTATGACCTAAgcttatgtgccattttgcaccctCTTCttcacttttatttaacttattatttACTAATTCACTCCCTTGCCTGATAGGACAATTCGAAATATCATTACACATCTTAAAATTCTTGTTTACTTtgtcttcctaatcttatccgaATATGGGCTTTTCAATTTGTTCCTTAATTAACTCCCTTATCTCCTCTCACAATTCAATGTTATTCTTTCTCTGACTCGTCTGTAGGGTCAAGAACTAGTACTCCTTATTATTTCTAATAAATCCTCTACACTTTAATGTTACTCtgaattggtcctctgaccattttgGCTAATACTTCCAATATTTGTGATATTTCTCTATCACATttaaccaactattcaaattttcacttctatattttcttttatctactaatatcctatagcttattttccgttgttttgcgatcattacccccccccccctttttattgaatcataaacaattctttaacctttaaaagggagtctaccggactctcctttttcccatgctattcaaaagtttcacacCAATCATAATCTAattcttatgatccgcacaataaaattgtattCTTCCTAAGGAATACCTGACCAACTATTTCCTATCGagttactgttatcagtagaacatcatttcttaactgttttataactTTTAATTACCATCCATAGCATCATGTCTCTTTCAGGGaaacaaaatcatattttgtgtcttactgctacacaaatagaatactgctccttactaaactttgggcaaaagatccattgcaataccaaaacaactataaaccccacatccgagactggatgacttagccctataggtgttatctttaaattttgaccatactaaaatctctagtcccataataattcctgatgtactgtaattcgtgctagggtaaTTGAGTCGTTAACTCtcgctaccttgcaaccatgatcttttgatattctaattatagagttttaaatcccgaattaggattttcaaactcaattctagtaataaaactctattctggtatttttgtaccagagcgaaagccatttgtaactattcttatccttgtgtactattgggtagtacgtagctctacacaataaatcctaagtcagtactgtaatctataacttacagcacaaacatcaagaacattgcatagttactacaatacatcctaatagatcaaacttccctatatcttatttctctcaaatctactgatatcctaaacttattctgattatagtatccactgacatctatcagtagTAATACCTTCACCCGCATCTAAAACAGATATATTACTATAACTCATTTCtaagtcctcttgccttacctaactagattcactaattaactttataatttattatattttagtaGATGTCTCTCACTTgaaactttttcaaaattaattccaatcatgcttattattataattcttatcctaaaagactaatcactaacacatcaaaatttatttccatacAAGGGAATAGcagcagaacatataattctagcattagcatataaataagtagagccggaatcatatagtacataatttttcctttcaaaagttaagaacgtactggcaactacatctgaagtctctactTCTTCCTCTCAATGCATGGCATACActttttctagtgtattcctctgctcgggttggtccattgtgctaggattacccgaagtgctgtctctacttctgcctctgcccctactgactattactgagcctctaaaatcataaccttggactgattcctctggtgtagtatatgGCATAAattgacgtgcgctagtacaatttCGGGCGTAATGCCCTATTTCACCATAATTGTAGTAGGCTCCAGTGaccttatagcaaataccccATGTAATTTTCCACAAATGTCACAAATACGGATAGGGCAGGAACTTCTGGTCCTTTGACAAATAGTTCTTGATTGCTTTTGCCCTAAAGATCTGCttttgtcatacttaggagctcggggtccctcaaaatcttttctctttcccaaattactacttgaactctgacccataggtttctcactCTTCTCTATTGCATGTTgcccttgagggggttgggtttgtacttgggcctgggctgacagattatcagccatttgttgaaagaacatggccatctgctgggccatttgtgcagtaatttgtataggagggatggGTGCAGCTGGACCTCCAACGCTTTGCGGAACTGGGGCCTCTTCTTGTACAtcagctgtatcagactgctctactattttatcccccttgtccatatctattcataggattttctattttctaaacaaccaacacaaggagaattCTCCTTGttattttatatttatgatgtaaatgtactatatgtattaaacattcgagcaattgtacttatcaaaaaatatttcaaattcacaatttaaaatttacattaaaacttgctctgataccaataaaatatgtcacaccttatccctccgtaagacataacatgatcccgtagtacacctaataaactaccgaacttgtatgtcacacattacccctccgtaagacataacatgatcccgtagtacaactaatgaactaccgaacttcgcctaccggtaacccattaaatatactacaagggattttaaaacatttttgttcatttttaaattggtgggtgttttttttttcagatattaaaaacctttatttgaagtccaaatataaatcaaatttttagatatttaaaatctccgcaatttttacaaaaatttcggcagagtgccgtctgtaatttgagaaaacagttcttcaaaacctgaaaagaaagacactcccaatatattttctcaaccacaactccattattcaatttcatttcacaaatcagcacaaacaactcaatacacagtttgaattaaatcaaatactgaaacatctcattaaggtaacaaaattaatatttacattaatgggagtaataaaaatttagtagtgtaaaactttataagtataaaaaatctcaagataaccttacaataatttgtattttattacaatccaaaaatatattacaaaaaagTTGATAATACACAGtttgaattaaatcaaatattgaaacatctcattaaggtaacaaaattaatatttatattaatgggagaaataaaaatttagtagtgtaaaattttataaatacaaaaaatctcaagataaccttacaataatttgtattttattataatcaaaaaatatattacaaaagagttgatacaaccgctcgaatgaaattacatacatataattacataattacatcaaaatctaatatacaagggtatacctatgatatacccgaagatagtctcactgtgTTTTCAAGTAATCTCACttagctgctctatattttctttcacctgcgatagcatgcaaagctatcgttgagtggtgaactcagtggtgtacaaactaacaatttaaaattttatacaagttatgctttgacaagtcataacaaataaaaatttaaaatttctaaattcttcaaaattcatgatatccaaaaattaatattttcaatcatgcaaagtattcatttgaataacattttgatcacatagtaactatttatctacatttcttttaaatcatgaaacaatataatatttttgaatcattgacaaattatttgTTTCGattacaatttatcaaattatgcataatttaaagggcgttaccAATAATTCATATAGTTGGACTCATAAcacaaaattcataatagatgtcgtattgtacaccatgacatttcaaactctctcaataaccgaggctaaaagggaggaacaaagactagccagtatatatgagtacgcatccaaactcttccccaactggcaagctagagaggaaggaactcaccccatctagtggaagagatatctcactaggccagctaatgagaattcaaaacatattgccatgtcaactgtggtttcaaatcatattcaaaaaaatttctatctacaaaagtgtttacaaatcattaacataattaatcattataaattcatgctcaaggttggcaacacatcaaacttgaCCTAACTTTTCATCAATTTGTGTTtggttttagggcaaggtttcttcaccaaaattgtagctttgggtcttaatttttatctccaattggcctcacaccaattggaacaaccaattttcagttatggccatttgagctGACTAAGGTCAAACTGCTAAATTGAGGCAGCATCACATTCACCATTTCAACCCCATTCCAACCATTCAAACATATTCCAAATGACTTCAAATGACCATTTCaaacctcaattaaggtcatttgcatccatTGGCCCTTTCTTCTAATTTTTCCTCCAACTTTAAGAtctcaaaaaccctaattgtgtAATTCATGcaactaatgaaattaaagtgcatAATCTTAATCTACATATTTAATTCAACTTCTCTatcactttaatttcatcaaaatcatgcaATTTCTACTCCCCccataggctggccgaaattcacaatTAGTCCCCCATGATTGTTTTGTTTGGATTTATCTTcaattctaagttaatttaactaaaaACATAAGAATTTAACTAGAATTtataagtttagattactaacctttctttaattttcacttcttcactttcttctcttttcttcttttctttttttcttcaatctccttctcaagttgAAATAACAAGATTTATCATAACTTAGTTGGAAATTTATGGGAGATGATAGGGCTTATGAAGCATGGTTGCAAGCTTCAATGGGGGATTTTGAGAGAGAGGGAAGATAGTGGGACGGAAAGGGTGAGAGAAGaatatgataattttttattttttcccaattttgttattttatatggaattaagttaaatttgacttggtcaaaaatttgagtaattaaaattttattttgatatcaTATGTGATGTCACTAAAGTGATGTAATAAttcaaattttcattatttttctttttcctttatttttccttgtttctttaatttaattctctattcgaaaattttcatttctttgattttattggacggttaggtcaggagtcaactctagggtgaattgaccaatttgtcccTCGCCGGATtgatccgatttgcaaataatctgATATTTCTTTCGAagttctgacctaattatttgacctacttgtcaactcttttctgtgattttctcttttccactaggttcgtcATAGTCCTTAGGATTGCGGTGTTATAATTTCCCGTTCAAAATTAGAGTTaggactgacctcacagtcactttccggtaaggtcacccatcgctgtaaccctcggctcatttaactttttatgctctgtttttcttatttatattttacctTCTGGTAATTACTATTATGTAACGATaggactccaaccactagaggaattgtccgcttttaccataagcctcacgattttgtcccataggtggaatggagaacttcccaggaggtcacccatcctagaatttctttcaagcgagcacgcttaaccctggagttcttccaactctccaggccattccaccaaaaggtgcctctagtgattagtttccccattttatatatcattactttttgaacccaagaccatctctgtgctttgccgatgtggaatgtaacggcccggcccactagtgatattgtctgctttgggccaaagccctcacggttttaaaacgtgtcatTAGGAGTTATGAAcagccaacttataaacctagcatctctcccgtgttttgccgatgtgggatttgcctagggtgttacaatccaccccccttatgggactcaacgtcctcgttgaggtttgccccaccatcgcccaaggttgcacgcggagtggctctgataccacaaatgtaacggcccgacccactagtgatattgtccactctaggtcgaagccctcacggttttaaaatgcgtcattaggggttatgaaccgccaacttataaacctagcatctctcccgtgttttgccgatgtgagatttgcctagggtgttatatattaatttttcatttaggcTTATCTAGGGgacttaaacatggttctaatcttcttaattgtccggtctgacaccggtcaccagaacaatagaatgcatagactgcttaatataggggtgttacagattgggtggtcatggcacgctatgctaggtgtcaaccatggtctatgagatgcctaaaatgatttagagcaaTCAttcatagtaagaaagagttctgattatattaagagttgatatcatatctcattgtcaattagtgatgagcctagtgagtcacacacatacacaagttaatcactaagtaaaatgtgatttaattgattaattaaagagtttaattgattaattaaataggtttggtttgtaataagttgcaaagtccttaacatggcttgaaaccaaatctaagttattggatgtgtagtataagttaaatttatatttaaagtgtttaaatataaatttaattgtgagaaattaattaatgaagattaattaattaatttatatttaatataatttgattagaagaggagaaataatgattttgggttgagaactcaaaattacaacataagggtaatttggtcatttcacatggtaacatgtggcaccatgagatggtgacacatggcatcatataagtttgccatttgtcttcctatcatacaaggtgatcaaagtcaagattaagtctagctttaacacttggcttaatgagattaagttaattaaaaataagatgcaatgtggtggtgacatgtagcaaagggtttaagtgacttaatgacctaattataaaaggaaaaagaaagaagaacaaaacaaaacattctctcttcctcaaggtggcggcacagttttctctccctctcctcttcttgctttctcatcCATTCAAACAGAATAACccaaattcttttgaattaaaattgctaaaaattatttctagtgtcctatacacacatacaatctctctaaaggtaaaaacccaaattataattagttagcaaggcttgagaagctgatttgggGGCTGTCCATTGGTGATTTTGGTgcggacaagttagagggacaacacttggggtcctagatgcttcctaaaggtgtcaattgcatccatagtgcatcaaagaagtTAGTGCTCAaattcctcttttaaactaggatttaaatgaattaatttgttaattcacagtcttgaatggcaaacatagatcctaatacatattaaaagtattttaatatgcaattaagcattgaaattaattaggcacataagagatatgACACGATGCATAAAATcctataaaaaaatttttgaaattcaatactCTAATGAACCAATCACCATACTTCCTCTCCTTCAATCTCTAGGCATAGGTAATCTAtaatttattattgaaatttcgATTCTCATAATTAAATACTTGATAGTAATttttaaatgaaatatttttttaaaaataaaaaaattttgatatatataatttataagttgatgaataatatttaactataaataaaaattaaactttattataattattttatgataaattatcCATTTCATCTTTTATTAGACTGCCTAAACAAGAGTACGACGATCCACCTTCCATTAAGGCCCTTCTACTTTTTTCATTAATCTCCTTCACCTTCCTCCTTTTCTCGCTATCATGCTTCATCAAACACCTAATTCCTCTCTATATCTCATCACAATTTACAATTACTCCACTGTCATTCCTATAATCCATTTTAATTTCTACCGCCAATCCCAACTCTACCACCATTTCAAATGCATTAAATTGTTGCTCTGCAAACAGTGGCCAAGTGGCAATTGGGACACCAAACCATATGCTTTCCAGTATAGAATTTCATCCACAATGTGAAACAAATCCTCTTACTGCTGGATGGGCCAATACAGCCACTTGTGGAGCCCATCCTATGATCTTTCCAATCCCAGTTGTTCGATCCAAGAATCCTTCGGGCAAGACTTCTTGTGGATCCTCATAATCACTAGGAGATGCTAGGAGACCCGGAGGTGCCGGTCGGCGTAGTGACCACAAGAATCGATGACCACTATGCTCTAGGGCACAAGCAATCTCTTTCACTTGATTCTGACTAAAACTTCCCTTGCTCCCAAAGCACAGGAATACTACTGTCGATGGAGGCTGATCATCAAGCCATCGCATGATTTCCTTATGAGTGTTTCTTCCATCTGACCCCATATCTAAAATAGGTCCCACAGGGTAAACAGGAGGCATTTTTAAGGTCTCAATCGCATAGGATTCCAACTCCAAGAATGTATTCACTATAATACCATTAGCTTCTCTGAACCTTCTTATGTTGTCAAGTATAGAAGGAAGCCAATCTTTGCTCAACATTGCAGAAGGCATGACCCTACCAGGAAATGGGTTTATCAAACTTAACACTTGCAACTCAGCATCTGAGTCCTTGAGCTCAATGGGGTCAAATTTCTCTTCATCATAAATCTTTTGCACATAAAGCATGAAGCCAAGAAAAGCTGCACCCGACGAAAAGAAAATGTAAGACGGAACCCCAAATTCATTAGCCACATCTATCATCGACGCGCATAATGTATCAACAACAAAACCTACCAGCTGAGGCGAGTCAACGCTTGACACAAAGTCAGACTGAGTGATCTTCAACACAGCTTCTTTGACATGGGATTTCTGACTGTTAACGAAagaaaagaaactaaataattcaGTCTCATCTTTGGGCAGATCAATGAATCGGAGACGAGTAGATACAATAGAGGAGGAAGCTCGCTGAGATTCAATGTAGCTATGAACTTTGGAGTTGATAGAAGAATGATTGAGGATAAGGACAGTGACGGAGAGCTGATGGCAGCGGGTAAGAAGAAGCTTTGCTACTTCCACCGCCGATACAATATGGCCCATACCAGGGGCGGGGACGAAAACAAGCTGGGCTTTCTCCATTTTATACTGATAGAGTATTCTTAGTTTTGCTGCAAAGTGTAGAAGATAAGGAATAAGGACGATCGCGATAAGGCTGAGGTATTTGTGGCTGAAGTAGTACTTGAGGGTGGCTATTTGTTGgggaaaaaattattgaaaaatatattaaatttaattttaaaattaatttttaattaatatatatttattagagCCAATAATGCATGTGACGTCTTGGCTTTGCTGGTCGGAGTCCTTCTGTGCGAGTTTCTGTCGTTTTAGGCTACCTTATCCTTTACGCCACCTTCCGAAACCTGATTGAGCCCATGAAAAGAGAATATATTCAgtgatatttttttaatttcgcaATATACATCAACGATTACTTAACATTGTATTACATTTTTCTATGGATATTAAATTCGATTCAGAACTTACGTGAAGAATGAGTTAAAAGATCACTGTTTCAACTaataaatttttacaaattaattaaatatatattaactaTAAATATTACACTTATTAATAtctaaataaatttaatcaattaaattttatttttaaaattaatatttcacaaattattaagTCATATTTACATATATctcaataatatttttaaattttataagaaaatattaaaatatttagaatttaaatattttttattctcaaaatttataattaataaataaaataaaaataattttttataaaatattaattatatattacactTTTCGTCCCATTTTAAATgttgtttaaaaaaaatttctatatcactttatttactttttaaaaaaaataaattttaattaattttttttaattttattctttattattGTCATCCCAATATATTTATCTCTTCCTTATTACATTTTTCcatcttaattaaatataaagatACTTTGTCAatcattttttatataaaaataaggtTGTttatttgttatttctttttttccTTATGAAAAATCTTAAAAAGCACTTAGAATGAatcgaaataaataaatataaaaaataaatatcattttataaaatttcttgtattattataataaaaatatattagctAAATAATATCTTATTCATTgactaaatataaatttaaatattaaaatatcatatcattgatatttttaagatttttaattttataatttttaaatcgaTCAGCTCAACGAGTGATTGGGTCAATGAATAATCAGTTCAACCACtgaatcaattaatttttttcatgtcAATTTCTTATCTAGTTCAATGAGAGAACCAACTCAATTTTTTGTGTTGTTCACGGGATCAACCATCGAATTAGTCCAAATTTTATAACAATAACTCTATATTACCATAACACTCAGTTAATgatcataattttataaaaattctctcaaaaaataaatgatcacataCATTGATttggattttaattttaatttttaaaataatttaatgtaattactatataaaaattacacttaaattattaattactttAAAGTTAATGGTTAATATgcaatttattatataatatacttttaGCTATTTATTACATTGTATAGCCTTATATATATTGAGATTTTAATTTCTATCAAATTTATCCTCGTGCctttatcataactccaataaATCTATTTTTGCTCTTCTCTCTCTAGTCTTTATGTCTCatatatatttaataggtgaATTATATTATATCTTAGATTTATGATAAATCGAATTTAAACCGAAAAAATTCACATTTTTATACTTGAGCGGTGACAAAATGGCATGTATCAGCAATTTATatattgttttttatttaataaaaattttagaggaTGGAATAATAAAGGATAAACTATGTGTGTAtgcatattaaaaattaaaagtaatacatttataattttttgatAAGCAATCAaggaattttatttttgttattatgAAGCAAAGAGAAAGTTCCAAATCTAATATTTTAAGTTAAATCGTCCATAAAATTTTTTATGAGACGACCTAAACAACAGTATGAAGATCCACTATCCATTAACGCTCTTCTGCTGTTCTcactcatctcctttactttcttcattttcttgctatcatGTTCCATCAAACTTCTTATTCCTCTCTCTATTTCATTACAATTCACAATTACTCCACTGTCATTCCTATAATCCATTTTAATTTCCACTGCTAATTCCAACTCTGTCACCATTTCAAAGGCATTAAATTGTTGCTCTGCATACATTGGCCATGTCGCAATTGGGACACCAAACCATATGCTTTCAAGCACAGAATTCCATCCACAATGTGAAACAAATC is a window encoding:
- the LOC110658730 gene encoding LOW QUALITY PROTEIN: anthocyanidin 3-O-glucosyltransferase 1 (The sequence of the model RefSeq protein was modified relative to this genomic sequence to represent the inferred CDS: substituted 2 bases at 2 genomic stop codons) — protein: MEKAQLVFVPAPGMGHIVSAVEVAKLLLTRCHQLSVTVLILNHSSINSKVHSYIESQRASSSIVSTRLRFIDLPKDETELFSFFSFVNSQKSHVKEAVLKITQSDFVSSVDSPQLVGFVVDTLCASMIDVANEFGVPSYIFFSSGAAFLGFMLYVQKIYDEEKFDPIELKDSDAELQVLSLINPFPGRVMPSAMLSKDWLPSILDNIRRFREANGIIVNTFLELESYAIETLKMPPVYPVGPILDMGSDGRNTHKEIMRWLDDQPPSTVVFLCFGSKGSFSQNQVKEIACALEHSGHRFLWSLRRPAPPGLLASPSDYEDPQEVLPEGFLDRTTGIGKIIGWAPQVAVLAHPAVRGFVSHCGXNSILESIWFGVPIATWPLFAEQQFNAFEMVVELGLAVEIKMDYRNDSGVIVNCDEIXRGIRCLMKHDSEKRRKVKEINEKSRRALMEGGSSYSCLGSLIKDEMDNLS